In Thermococcus thioreducens, a genomic segment contains:
- a CDS encoding GTP cyclohydrolase IV: MLVETQEERPEIMERLHRVGITNLRTVARINWKGRVYTFLPVFEITIDVPEEKKGIHMSRLVESITEAMSEAVEEEVMEAHSSLEELGKSIIKRLEGKHPHRRAEVWIRTHLIIPRETPASKKTTYEPYDVEVGVIKNEEGSFEKVLRVKVVGNTACPHAMANNNGKTHIQRAIGELEVRTAFDEEIALEDMIDVVESSFSHPTYTLLKTVDENAVVQGMFANPKFVEDVAREIFARAKERFKGKIHVKVISNESIHKHDVIAETWS, from the coding sequence ATGCTCGTCGAGACCCAGGAGGAGAGGCCGGAGATAATGGAGCGCCTTCACCGCGTCGGGATAACCAACCTGCGCACCGTGGCGAGAATAAACTGGAAAGGACGGGTGTACACCTTTCTCCCAGTGTTCGAGATAACCATAGATGTCCCGGAGGAGAAGAAGGGAATACACATGAGCAGGCTCGTGGAAAGCATAACCGAGGCCATGAGCGAGGCCGTCGAGGAGGAAGTGATGGAGGCCCACAGCTCCCTTGAGGAGCTTGGAAAGTCCATTATCAAACGTCTTGAGGGCAAGCACCCGCACAGGCGCGCCGAGGTCTGGATAAGAACCCACCTCATAATACCGCGCGAGACTCCCGCGAGCAAAAAGACCACCTACGAGCCCTACGACGTCGAGGTCGGTGTCATCAAAAACGAGGAGGGTTCCTTTGAGAAGGTTCTCCGCGTCAAGGTGGTCGGCAACACCGCCTGCCCCCACGCGATGGCCAACAACAACGGAAAGACCCACATACAGAGGGCGATAGGCGAGCTTGAGGTGAGGACGGCCTTTGATGAGGAGATAGCACTGGAGGACATGATAGACGTCGTCGAGAGCTCCTTCAGTCATCCGACTTACACGCTCCTTAAGACCGTCGATGAAAACGCCGTCGTGCAGGGTATGTTTGCCAACCCGAAATTCGTGGAAGACGTTGCGCGCGAGATATTCGCCAGGGCGAAGGAGAGGTTTAAAGGAAAGATCCACGTGAAGGTCATCAGCAACGAGAGCATCCACAAGCACGACGTGATAGCGGAGACGTGGAGCTGA
- a CDS encoding DUF4129 domain-containing protein: MERLKGIYAALFVSFILVSTLLGRTAVHGGTTVFNFEWVFFFANLFLFAAAGYVLKMLLEGNFERGMRGTKRGNVLAGVITLLSLLVVIKLILENKPEELVNGGKVGETLSGVWYNVTSGDFAVTLRELPGIFYFIPFIVFILFLLTVRRRKKPKRVPFEVRFEPQMTYDSIEGTPAERVIKMYKNVVAGLVMKGYPYQKSWTHWEHEEKLREIFPDLEDIDILTRIFEKAKYAGRLDEADVAAARKSYDRLMELLR, translated from the coding sequence ATGGAAAGGCTGAAAGGCATTTACGCGGCCCTTTTTGTGTCTTTTATCCTCGTTTCCACGCTCCTTGGCAGGACGGCCGTTCATGGAGGGACTACTGTCTTCAACTTTGAATGGGTATTTTTCTTCGCGAACCTCTTCCTGTTTGCGGCGGCTGGCTATGTGCTGAAGATGCTCCTTGAGGGGAACTTTGAAAGGGGAATGCGGGGAACCAAGAGGGGCAACGTTCTGGCTGGTGTCATAACGCTACTGTCCCTCTTGGTCGTCATTAAGCTGATCCTCGAAAATAAGCCGGAAGAGCTCGTGAACGGGGGCAAAGTAGGGGAAACGCTCTCCGGGGTCTGGTACAACGTTACCTCCGGCGACTTCGCCGTTACTCTAAGGGAGCTTCCGGGGATATTTTATTTCATTCCCTTCATAGTCTTTATCCTGTTCCTCCTCACGGTGAGGAGGCGTAAGAAACCGAAGAGGGTTCCCTTTGAGGTCAGGTTCGAGCCCCAGATGACGTACGACTCAATAGAGGGCACCCCTGCGGAGAGAGTCATAAAGATGTACAAGAACGTCGTCGCGGGCCTCGTCATGAAGGGCTACCCCTACCAGAAGAGCTGGACGCACTGGGAGCACGAAGAAAAGCTGAGGGAAATCTTTCCTGACCTCGAAGACATCGACATCCTCACGAGGATATTCGAGAAGGCCAAATATGCCGGCAGGCTGGACGAGGCCGATGTCGCCGCCGCCAGAAAGAGCTATGACAGGCTCATGGAGCTGCTCAGGTAG
- a CDS encoding DUF1699 family protein, producing the protein MRVEVKARNNSELIRKLNEVLSDEVTEVYVNLRPTKEILVRILERAPNVRKISCPPSLYPKVSKKAVKALAQMGIELVPEGYPRGRPRKYDEGTVREVQNLIMNGVPPKEISARMGIPLRTVYYMIEQLGVRRWKG; encoded by the coding sequence ATGAGGGTGGAGGTTAAGGCGCGGAACAATTCTGAACTCATAAGGAAGCTGAACGAGGTGCTGAGCGATGAGGTTACCGAGGTCTACGTAAACCTCCGCCCGACGAAGGAGATACTAGTGAGGATTCTTGAGCGCGCCCCCAACGTGAGAAAAATTTCCTGCCCCCCTAGCCTCTATCCCAAGGTCTCGAAAAAGGCCGTCAAAGCTCTCGCCCAGATGGGCATAGAGCTTGTCCCCGAGGGCTACCCCAGGGGGCGACCCAGGAAATACGACGAGGGAACAGTTAGGGAGGTCCAAAACCTCATAATGAACGGAGTTCCCCCCAAGGAGATAAGCGCCAGGATGGGCATCCCGCTCAGAACGGTTTACTACATGATTGAGCAGCTGGGTGTCCGGCGATGGAAAGGCTGA
- a CDS encoding DUF530 family protein, translating into MTTTEELVAQVNKILDDIGIDMDGLFETFDLPSISYHLRENLSLLQELEEDLSRRVGETTPSVRGMGKRDRDPHIQWIYKKKRNRILALERLRAAITAHKMALAIISANYTFFLGRKPVTLKELTRENVENVEAVPRNVQVGRIEVLPHLAYSGDVLRLLARESIAVRESFKFIKGKLREKGTVRTRGLRIEVEYWENNRLKKARIDLPADADIEGELRKRYGRRFRWRVLSFVKTKGVLINNHYTVDNLSLAYSVLDPEKGAEKLGLDLFRYYFLTSENERETLGLYPNIKLCIDCHYSIFDLPFRNEPNFRTGHGSMLIIRKCEMENALVGKRKDLTGVPNYLLGAVLLYGMSEYSEERVAELLGVPKDEVEEAIRKFVISGLHRTLFADTKKFEKFLPKSDKAKQFLALLQG; encoded by the coding sequence ATGACGACGACGGAGGAACTCGTCGCGCAGGTGAACAAGATACTGGACGACATCGGGATAGACATGGACGGGTTATTTGAGACTTTCGACCTCCCGTCCATTTCTTATCACCTTAGGGAGAATCTCTCCCTCCTTCAGGAGCTTGAGGAAGACCTCTCAAGGAGAGTTGGTGAGACCACCCCGTCAGTCAGGGGCATGGGCAAGCGCGACCGCGATCCTCACATCCAGTGGATTTACAAGAAGAAGCGCAACAGGATTCTCGCCCTTGAAAGGCTCCGTGCGGCGATAACCGCCCACAAGATGGCCCTTGCCATCATCTCCGCCAACTACACCTTCTTCCTCGGGAGGAAACCGGTAACTCTCAAGGAGCTCACTAGGGAAAACGTTGAGAATGTTGAGGCCGTCCCGAGGAATGTTCAGGTGGGCAGGATAGAGGTGTTGCCCCACCTGGCCTACTCTGGGGACGTCCTGAGGCTCCTCGCCCGGGAGAGTATAGCGGTCAGGGAGTCTTTCAAGTTCATAAAGGGCAAGCTCCGCGAGAAGGGAACCGTTAGGACGCGCGGGCTTAGGATAGAAGTCGAGTACTGGGAGAACAACAGGCTCAAAAAGGCCCGGATTGACCTGCCGGCGGACGCTGACATAGAGGGGGAGTTAAGAAAGCGCTACGGAAGGCGCTTCCGCTGGCGCGTGCTGAGCTTTGTCAAGACCAAGGGGGTTTTGATAAACAATCACTATACAGTTGACAACCTCTCCCTGGCCTATTCTGTCCTTGATCCGGAGAAGGGCGCCGAAAAACTTGGCCTTGACCTCTTCCGCTACTATTTCCTCACCTCCGAGAACGAAAGGGAAACCCTCGGCCTTTATCCAAACATAAAGCTCTGCATAGACTGCCACTACTCGATATTTGACCTTCCCTTCCGGAACGAGCCTAACTTTAGGACGGGTCACGGTAGCATGCTCATAATAAGGAAGTGTGAGATGGAGAATGCCCTCGTTGGAAAGAGGAAGGATCTAACCGGCGTTCCCAACTACCTCCTCGGCGCGGTTCTCCTCTACGGGATGAGCGAATACAGTGAAGAGAGGGTTGCCGAGCTTCTCGGCGTGCCGAAGGATGAAGTTGAGGAGGCCATCAGGAAGTTCGTGATTTCCGGCCTGCACAGGACGCTTTTTGCTGACACGAAGAAGTTTGAGAAGTTTCTGCCGAAGAGTGATAAGGCCAAGCAGTTTTTGGCCCTCCTCCAGGGGTGA
- a CDS encoding DNA topoisomerase IV subunit A has translation MPKSKVVKREKPRERFSYDPTRVLTKLEEYGRRVLEDIKTGKNPYFDIPMRGLNNVYFDEKRRVIRMGDKLSRRYFLNVAHARKFMQTLLIMAYVKRLVSEGKHASLREAYYANKHTIPGTKENTFEDQRESDPIIEDLERMLGVLREEMHLTADRRGYIYGDIVIRDGEDEFNTSKLGMGGWAVPGTVEHLQFVEVNVDYALVVETAAMADRLIEEKFPKKENALIIATQGQASRGVRRLIHRLHYEEGLPIIVFTDGDPYGWYIYSTIKQGSINLAYLSDKLATPEAKFVGMTMDDIKRYGLENVTEKLKGIPPNKKGGPTGDYKRILEEMEYPWFQNREWQRQLKMAVKMGVRIEQQALANKSLEFVAKKYLPEKINNGELLP, from the coding sequence ATGCCTAAATCCAAGGTCGTCAAACGTGAGAAGCCCAGGGAACGCTTTTCCTACGACCCGACCAGGGTGCTCACCAAGCTGGAGGAGTATGGAAGGAGGGTTCTTGAAGACATAAAGACCGGAAAGAACCCCTACTTCGATATCCCGATGCGTGGGCTGAACAACGTCTACTTCGACGAGAAGAGACGCGTTATCAGGATGGGCGACAAGCTCTCCAGGAGATACTTCCTCAACGTAGCTCACGCAAGAAAGTTCATGCAGACCTTACTCATAATGGCCTACGTCAAAAGGCTGGTAAGCGAGGGGAAGCACGCGAGCCTTCGTGAAGCCTACTACGCCAACAAGCACACCATCCCCGGGACTAAGGAGAACACCTTCGAAGACCAGCGCGAGAGCGACCCCATCATCGAAGACCTCGAAAGGATGCTCGGCGTTCTCAGGGAAGAGATGCACCTCACGGCCGACAGGCGCGGCTATATCTACGGTGACATAGTCATACGCGACGGCGAGGACGAGTTCAACACGTCAAAGCTCGGTATGGGAGGCTGGGCGGTTCCAGGAACGGTCGAGCACCTCCAGTTCGTTGAGGTTAACGTCGACTATGCATTGGTTGTAGAGACAGCGGCTATGGCCGACCGTCTCATCGAGGAAAAGTTCCCGAAGAAGGAAAACGCCCTCATCATAGCGACGCAGGGACAGGCTTCTCGTGGAGTCAGGAGGCTCATCCACAGGCTCCACTACGAGGAAGGACTGCCCATTATAGTCTTCACCGATGGTGACCCCTACGGTTGGTACATCTACTCCACCATAAAGCAGGGCTCCATCAACCTCGCCTACCTGAGCGACAAGCTCGCAACTCCTGAGGCGAAGTTCGTGGGGATGACCATGGACGACATAAAGCGCTACGGCCTCGAAAACGTCACTGAAAAGCTCAAGGGAATCCCCCCCAACAAGAAGGGCGGCCCGACCGGTGACTACAAGCGCATTCTGGAGGAGATGGAATACCCGTGGTTCCAGAACAGGGAGTGGCAGAGGCAGCTCAAGATGGCCGTTAAGATGGGAGTCAGGATAGAGCAGCAGGCCCTGGCCAACAAGAGCCTTGAGTTCGTGGCGAAGAAGTACCTGCCCGAAAAGATAAACAACGGTGAGCTCCTGCCATGA
- the top6B gene encoding DNA topoisomerase VI subunit B, with protein MAEASQLFKEFKIQSVSEFFRRNAAMLGYTGKIRSLTTVVHEAVTNSLDACEEAGIPPYIRVEIEELGREHYKVIVEDNGPGIPEKYITHVFGKMLAGTKAHRNIQSRGQQGIGISGAVMFAQITSGKATRVITSTGGDKTIEAWVKIDVDKNEGKIVKKEKHPNPKGWRGTRIELEVKNVKYIRSKQGVYWYLKLTAIANPHAHIELIEPDGKLIVFPRSSDYIPEPPVEMKPHPRGVLTDDVYRMAKKTRRNTVKRFLVGEFSRISDKKIDELIEYIAALRLIKTEEDKNVQEQLYERLMKGEVKAVLRSFRGYTKVVKQVAKIMEKPPEKLTWHEAEEIVEAFKYMKFLAPPTHGLRPIGEENIEKGLRGILKPEFVTAVTRPPKVYSGGIPFQVEVGLAYGGEIPAGFELLRYANRVPLLFDAGSCVTTLAARSIDWKRYKVDDLDRAPVVLMINVISVHVPYTGTGKQSIANVEEIQNEIRLAIMDAARKLQTYLSGKHRKLYQVKRKKTFEKYVPEIARALSVLTGEEEDAIRSYFLTFIESRFATKEGELNEVSENA; from the coding sequence ATGGCCGAAGCAAGTCAGCTGTTTAAGGAGTTCAAGATTCAGAGCGTCAGTGAGTTCTTCAGACGAAACGCGGCCATGCTTGGCTACACGGGCAAGATACGCTCCCTTACCACGGTCGTCCACGAGGCCGTTACAAACTCCCTCGATGCCTGTGAGGAGGCGGGAATCCCCCCCTACATCCGCGTTGAGATAGAGGAGCTTGGAAGGGAGCACTACAAGGTTATCGTTGAGGACAACGGTCCTGGAATACCCGAGAAGTACATAACCCACGTCTTTGGAAAGATGCTGGCCGGAACCAAGGCGCACAGGAACATACAGAGCCGTGGCCAGCAGGGCATAGGTATAAGCGGTGCCGTCATGTTCGCCCAGATAACGAGCGGAAAGGCAACGCGCGTTATCACCTCCACCGGCGGAGATAAAACCATTGAGGCCTGGGTGAAGATTGACGTTGACAAGAACGAGGGTAAAATAGTCAAAAAGGAGAAGCACCCCAACCCGAAGGGCTGGCGCGGGACGAGGATAGAGCTCGAGGTCAAGAACGTCAAGTATATCCGTTCCAAGCAGGGCGTTTACTGGTATCTCAAGCTCACCGCCATAGCAAACCCACACGCCCACATCGAGCTCATAGAGCCCGATGGGAAGCTCATAGTCTTCCCGAGGTCGAGCGACTACATTCCGGAACCGCCGGTTGAGATGAAGCCCCACCCGCGCGGTGTCCTTACCGACGACGTTTACAGGATGGCCAAAAAAACTAGGAGGAACACCGTGAAGCGCTTCCTCGTCGGTGAGTTTTCAAGGATAAGCGACAAGAAGATAGACGAGCTGATAGAGTACATTGCCGCGTTGAGGCTCATAAAGACGGAGGAGGACAAGAACGTCCAGGAGCAGCTCTACGAGAGGCTCATGAAAGGCGAGGTTAAGGCCGTCCTCCGCTCCTTCAGGGGATACACGAAAGTCGTCAAGCAGGTCGCCAAGATCATGGAGAAGCCGCCGGAAAAGCTCACCTGGCACGAGGCAGAGGAGATCGTCGAGGCCTTCAAGTACATGAAGTTCCTGGCTCCCCCGACTCATGGCCTCAGGCCGATAGGCGAGGAGAACATTGAGAAAGGTCTGAGGGGAATCCTCAAGCCGGAGTTCGTCACGGCGGTAACTAGACCGCCAAAGGTCTACTCAGGTGGTATTCCTTTCCAGGTTGAGGTTGGATTGGCGTACGGCGGTGAGATTCCGGCTGGCTTTGAACTTCTCCGCTACGCCAACCGCGTTCCTCTCCTCTTCGATGCAGGCTCATGTGTGACGACGCTCGCGGCACGCTCGATAGACTGGAAGCGCTACAAGGTTGACGACCTCGACCGTGCCCCGGTGGTGCTCATGATAAACGTCATCAGCGTCCACGTCCCATACACCGGCACGGGGAAGCAGAGCATAGCCAACGTCGAGGAAATCCAGAACGAGATAAGGCTGGCCATAATGGACGCCGCCAGAAAGCTTCAGACGTACCTCAGCGGCAAGCACAGGAAGCTCTACCAGGTCAAGAGGAAGAAAACCTTCGAGAAGTACGTGCCCGAGATAGCGAGGGCCCTAAGCGTCCTGACGGGAGAGGAGGAGGACGCCATCAGGAGCTACTTCCTGACTTTCATAGAGAGCCGCTTTGCAACCAAAGAGGGTGAGCTTAACGAGGTGAGCGAGAATGCCTAA
- a CDS encoding KH domain-containing protein, with protein sequence MDEFERLLKKYERIDKDGRPVREAPEEEISYTALGEQEEFVRIPKDRVAVVIGKKGQTKREIERRTKTKIEIDSETGEVFITATKETDDPLAVWKARDVVMAIGRGFSPQRAFRLFNEGEVLEVVNLTDIVIGNDKNALPRVRGRIIGRKGRTREIIEEMSGADVSVYGKTVAIIGNPIQVEVAKTAIEKLAKGSPHGVVYKYLERRKKDLELESMSYYEALGGELEKNEEE encoded by the coding sequence ATGGACGAGTTTGAGAGACTCCTTAAGAAGTACGAGCGCATTGACAAAGACGGCAGGCCCGTTCGGGAAGCCCCTGAGGAGGAGATAAGCTACACCGCCCTGGGAGAGCAGGAGGAGTTCGTAAGGATTCCGAAGGACAGGGTGGCGGTCGTCATAGGGAAGAAGGGACAGACGAAGAGGGAGATAGAGAGGAGGACAAAAACGAAGATAGAGATAGACAGCGAGACCGGGGAGGTGTTCATAACCGCCACGAAGGAGACTGACGACCCGCTCGCCGTCTGGAAGGCACGCGATGTCGTCATGGCCATTGGAAGGGGATTCTCCCCCCAGAGGGCCTTCAGGCTCTTCAACGAGGGCGAAGTCCTTGAGGTGGTCAACCTTACCGACATAGTCATCGGCAACGACAAGAACGCCCTTCCGCGCGTTAGGGGAAGGATAATCGGCAGAAAAGGGAGAACACGCGAGATAATCGAGGAGATGAGCGGTGCCGATGTGAGTGTTTATGGTAAGACCGTCGCGATAATCGGCAACCCGATCCAGGTTGAGGTTGCCAAGACTGCAATAGAGAAGCTCGCCAAGGGCTCCCCGCACGGTGTCGTTTACAAATACCTCGAAAGGAGGAAGAAGGACCTTGAACTGGAGAGCATGAGCTATTACGAGGCCCTTGGCGGCGAACTGGAGAAGAACGAGGAGGAATGA
- a CDS encoding serine protein kinase RIO produces MREEFIEREIEHMLGLRERREKDSELYKIANEVFDRTTKETLAYLHRRGKVEALYGVISTGKEANVFAGIDSEGNRVAVKIYRTYTTEFRRIWEYLAADPRVGYLPKDMRKLVFVWTRREFKNLQRAIKYAVRVPEPVIFRNNVLVMEFIGGEVPAPRLKDVERELSRGDFEELYDFTMRVIERLWKRGDMVHGDLSEYNILLHDGPVVIDWSQATVKRNRMSLELLKRDLRNVINYFGRKGVDVDDFNDKFRELVGI; encoded by the coding sequence ATGCGCGAGGAGTTCATCGAACGAGAGATCGAGCACATGCTCGGCCTCAGGGAGAGGCGCGAGAAGGACAGTGAGCTCTATAAGATAGCCAACGAGGTCTTTGACAGAACTACCAAGGAGACCCTCGCCTATCTGCACAGGAGGGGAAAGGTCGAGGCACTTTACGGCGTAATCAGCACGGGGAAGGAGGCCAATGTCTTCGCCGGGATTGACAGCGAGGGCAACAGGGTGGCGGTGAAGATATACAGGACATACACTACCGAGTTCAGGCGCATATGGGAGTATCTGGCTGCAGACCCGCGAGTCGGCTACCTGCCAAAGGACATGAGGAAGCTCGTCTTTGTCTGGACGCGGCGGGAGTTTAAGAACCTCCAGCGGGCGATAAAATACGCGGTTCGCGTCCCCGAGCCCGTAATCTTCCGCAACAACGTCCTGGTGATGGAGTTCATAGGAGGCGAAGTGCCGGCCCCGAGGCTTAAGGATGTGGAGCGTGAGCTTTCCAGAGGGGACTTCGAGGAGCTCTACGACTTCACGATGCGGGTCATCGAGAGGCTCTGGAAGAGAGGGGATATGGTTCACGGCGACCTGAGCGAGTATAACATACTGCTCCACGACGGTCCGGTGGTCATAGACTGGTCTCAGGCGACCGTGAAGAGGAACCGCATGAGCCTGGAGCTGCTCAAACGTGACCTGAGGAACGTCATCAATTACTTCGGTAGAAAAGGCGTCGATGTTGATGATTTCAATGATAAGTTCCGCGAGCTGGTTGGGATTTAG
- the eif1A gene encoding translation initiation factor eIF-1A: MAYHKGGRGGKKKNRQVQGDEVIRVPLPKEGQLFGVIEQALGSGWMDVRCEDGKIRRCRIPGKLKRRMWMRVGDVVIVQPWPVQTDERGDIVYRYTRTQVDWLLRKGKISQDFLTGGDMLF, from the coding sequence ATGGCGTACCACAAGGGTGGAAGAGGAGGAAAGAAAAAGAACAGGCAGGTTCAGGGTGACGAGGTTATCCGTGTTCCCCTGCCAAAGGAAGGACAGCTCTTCGGAGTGATAGAACAGGCTCTGGGTTCAGGGTGGATGGACGTCCGCTGCGAGGACGGAAAAATCAGAAGGTGCAGAATTCCTGGCAAGTTGAAGAGACGCATGTGGATGCGCGTTGGAGACGTCGTCATAGTCCAGCCCTGGCCGGTTCAGACCGATGAGCGGGGAGACATAGTGTACCGCTACACCAGAACCCAGGTCGACTGGCTCCTAAGGAAGGGCAAGATAAGCCAGGACTTCCTCACCGGTGGAGATATGCTCTTCTGA
- a CDS encoding metal ABC transporter ATP-binding protein, whose product MAAVIAENLTITYEGKPAVEGVDFLLEEGETLLLLGPNGAGKTTLLKTIACFHREYSGELRVFDRPPCDARELIGYVPQSSNLNEKVPLTALEVVAMGGIYRRGFAHFKMPREVVEKAAEVLGFVGLSGFESRLFRELSGGQKQRVLLARALISDPKLLLLDEPLSALDPSARVEVANVLERIKGERNITMIITTHDINPLIELGDRVMLLNRRLVAFGRPEEVLRDSIIKSVYGPLARVVPVEGRLFCITGDAHLHEHGGGGL is encoded by the coding sequence ATGGCAGCGGTAATCGCCGAGAACCTCACAATAACCTACGAGGGGAAGCCGGCAGTTGAGGGGGTTGACTTCCTCCTCGAAGAGGGTGAAACGCTCCTCCTCCTAGGGCCGAACGGCGCCGGCAAGACCACGCTCCTCAAAACGATAGCCTGCTTTCACAGGGAGTACTCTGGGGAGCTCAGGGTCTTTGACAGGCCCCCGTGCGATGCGAGGGAACTGATAGGCTACGTCCCCCAGAGCAGCAACCTCAATGAGAAGGTCCCGCTAACGGCTTTGGAGGTAGTTGCAATGGGGGGCATCTACCGGAGGGGCTTCGCGCACTTTAAAATGCCCCGAGAGGTGGTGGAGAAAGCGGCGGAAGTTCTCGGCTTCGTTGGACTGTCCGGCTTCGAGAGCAGGCTCTTCCGCGAGCTGAGTGGTGGGCAGAAGCAGAGGGTCCTTCTCGCAAGGGCGCTCATAAGCGACCCCAAGTTGCTCCTCCTTGATGAACCCCTCTCGGCCCTTGACCCCAGCGCAAGGGTGGAGGTGGCGAACGTCCTTGAGAGGATAAAGGGCGAGAGGAACATAACGATGATAATCACAACCCACGATATAAACCCCCTAATAGAGCTGGGGGACAGGGTCATGCTGCTCAACAGGCGCCTTGTGGCCTTCGGCAGGCCGGAGGAAGTCCTCAGAGACAGCATTATCAAATCCGTCTACGGCCCGCTGGCCAGGGTGGTGCCCGTTGAGGGCAGGCTCTTCTGCATAACCGGAGACGCCCACCTCCACGAGCACGGGGGTGGGGGACTGTGA
- a CDS encoding metal ABC transporter permease — MIPEYLLRAILASIMVSVLLGMLSPLINTKGLAFLTHALFHSLLFGAVLGMILGLLLENLSLVMLTALVVTVAVVLIIAQLERAGFSPDSAVGIVASFVAGLTVLGFGVLYKVMADRPYFPLSQSIVSYLTGEIFLITLNDLTVLVLGGAVLFFLMIFLYRDFLYLSFDPEGVESYGGNTRAYLMILYVLVGAIGALIVQTVGLITLQVVAVLPGAIALMVRSDIRKVLAVSLMLTLVIQLSSVILAYFIDIPPSGLATIMLGIIYGALLFRR; from the coding sequence GTGATCCCGGAGTACCTCCTGCGCGCCATACTGGCGAGCATTATGGTCAGCGTTCTCCTCGGGATGCTCAGTCCGCTAATCAACACAAAGGGACTGGCCTTTCTAACCCATGCGCTCTTCCACTCCCTTCTCTTCGGGGCTGTCCTGGGGATGATACTCGGACTGCTCTTAGAGAACCTCTCATTGGTCATGCTCACGGCGCTGGTCGTGACGGTCGCAGTGGTTCTCATTATAGCCCAGCTTGAAAGGGCAGGGTTTTCCCCGGACTCGGCGGTAGGAATCGTTGCGAGCTTTGTGGCGGGACTCACCGTTCTGGGATTCGGCGTCCTGTACAAGGTCATGGCGGACAGGCCGTACTTCCCCCTCAGCCAGAGCATAGTCTCGTACCTCACGGGCGAGATATTCCTGATAACCCTCAACGACCTCACGGTGCTCGTCCTAGGCGGGGCGGTTCTGTTCTTCCTGATGATTTTCCTCTACCGCGACTTTCTCTACCTCAGCTTTGACCCGGAGGGGGTGGAGAGCTATGGCGGCAACACCCGTGCGTACCTGATGATCCTCTACGTCCTCGTCGGGGCCATTGGAGCACTCATAGTGCAGACCGTGGGGCTGATTACCCTGCAGGTTGTAGCAGTACTTCCCGGTGCGATAGCGTTAATGGTGAGGAGCGACATAAGAAAGGTTCTCGCCGTTAGCCTCATGCTAACCCTCGTGATACAGCTCTCCTCGGTAATCCTCGCGTACTTCATAGACATACCCCCGAGCGGCCTAGCAACGATAATGCTGGGCATCATCTACGGTGCTCTGCTCTTCAGGAGGTGA
- the rnhB gene encoding ribonuclease HII gives MVIAAVVVDEKNVPKLEELGVKDSKKLTPKRRERLFDEIIKFLDDYVILELWPEEIDSRAGTLNEFEVENFVKALNSLKVKPDVIYIDAADVKEKRFGEEIRAKLNFEAEIIAEHKADDKFVPVSAASIIAKVTRDRAIEKLKGEYGEIGSGYPSDPRTRAFLENYYREHGEFPPIVRRSWKTLRKIEGRLRTELEVRKPKKKGQVSLEEFLKGQP, from the coding sequence ATGGTAATAGCGGCAGTGGTTGTTGACGAGAAAAACGTTCCCAAGCTCGAAGAGCTCGGCGTTAAGGACTCCAAAAAGCTGACACCCAAGAGGAGGGAGAGGCTTTTTGATGAAATAATTAAATTTTTAGACGATTATGTAATCCTGGAATTATGGCCGGAGGAGATAGACTCCCGCGCTGGAACGCTCAACGAGTTCGAGGTGGAGAACTTCGTTAAGGCCCTCAACTCGCTCAAGGTTAAGCCCGACGTGATATACATCGACGCCGCCGACGTAAAAGAAAAACGCTTCGGAGAGGAGATAAGAGCAAAGCTGAACTTCGAGGCGGAGATAATAGCAGAGCACAAGGCAGACGACAAGTTCGTGCCGGTCTCTGCGGCCTCGATAATAGCAAAGGTGACCCGCGACAGGGCGATAGAAAAGCTGAAGGGGGAGTACGGTGAGATTGGAAGCGGCTATCCCAGCGACCCGAGGACGAGGGCGTTCCTCGAAAACTACTACCGCGAGCACGGCGAGTTCCCGCCGATAGTCAGGCGGAGCTGGAAGACGCTGAGGAAGATAGAGGGGAGGTTGAGGACAGAGTTAGAGGTCAGAAAACCGAAGAAGAAAGGACAGGTCAGCCTGGAGGAGTTTCTGAAAGGGCAACCGTAG
- a CDS encoding nucleotidyltransferase domain-containing protein, producing the protein MLEEIRETIAREVEKAGLALVEVILFGSRARGDFREDSDWDILVVIKERLDRRKYRELWRGIYESLDVPADILIVSEDEFERLKDMKGYIYYYAAREGIKV; encoded by the coding sequence ATGCTTGAAGAAATCAGGGAAACGATTGCCCGGGAAGTTGAAAAGGCAGGCCTGGCCCTTGTGGAAGTTATACTGTTTGGTTCCCGTGCGAGGGGAGACTTTCGGGAGGATTCCGACTGGGACATCCTCGTGGTGATCAAAGAGCGACTTGACAGGAGGAAATACCGCGAGCTGTGGAGGGGGATATACGAGAGCCTTGACGTCCCTGCGGACATATTGATAGTATCGGAGGACGAATTTGAAAGGCTCAAAGACATGAAGGGCTACATCTACTACTACGCCGCCAGGGAAGGGATCAAGGTATGA